From Drosophila suzukii chromosome 2R, CBGP_Dsuzu_IsoJpt1.0, whole genome shotgun sequence, a single genomic window includes:
- the LOC108009978 gene encoding uncharacterized protein isoform X2 has translation MDRIVELSKLKQDGGKPKVDQAKIDGLAADLAAAIKGTYMLKGGKELEDKEPGQKLTIEPSLSNQDLIIGENDNINIPKESLNSEKISSENSLALELEPLNLAFSILSKPCPSSENLNCRQPLKEPMDAELLRILNDPESGSFKVYVGKYKFRCHLQVLQAHSKYFQDCEDVGTLRAHLPTDMVTPTAFHVIYNWMLDITKRPKGGCSMVEIYSASTFLKIDELLEFAFVCFNKSSVSGSLAFGLFLEAQKFEIRMFQFLMLSRIEEFFLPLVASKEFVQLEFYWVRKLLSIHSIGVNSEIEVRYDLYDCSSLAKL, from the exons ATGGATAGGATTGTGGAGTTAAGTAAGTTGAAACAGGATGGTGGTAAACCAAAGGTGGACCAGGCTAAGATAGATGGTCTGGCAGCGGATCTGGCCGCGGCTATAAAAGGTACATATATGTTGAAAGGGGGAAAAGAATTGGAAGACAAGGAGCCTGGCCAAAAGCTAACTATAGAACCCTCGCTATCGAATCAAGAT CTCATTATTGGTGAAAACGATAATATTAATATTCCCAAAGAGAGTTTAAATTCGGAGAAAATAAG TTCCGAAAACTCTTTGGCCTTGGAGCTGGAACCCTTGAATTTAGCGTTTAGTATTCTATCCAAACCATGTCCTAGCAGTGAAAATCTGAACTGCAGGCAACCACTAAAAGAGCCCATGGATGCCGAACTTTTGCGTATCCTGAATGACCCCGAATCCGGTTCCTTTAAGGTTTACGTGGGCAAATACAAGTTCCGCTGTCATCTGCAAGTCCTGCAGGCCCACTCTAAGTACTTCCAGGACTGCGAGGATGTGGGAACTCTTAGGGCCCACCTGCCCACCGATATGGTGACCCCGACGGCCTTCCATGTGATCTACAACTGGATGCTGGACATCACCAAGAGGCCAAAAGGTGGATGCTCCATGGTGGAGATATACAGTGCATCCACGTTCTTGAAAATCGACGAGTTGCTGGAATTCGCCTTCGTTTGTTTCAATAAGAGCAGTGTGTCCGGTAGCCTGGCTTTTGGACTGTTCTTGGAGGCCCAAAAGTTTGAGATTCGCATGTTCCAGTTCCTGATGTTGTCCCGCATCGAGGAGTTCTTTCTGCCCCTGGTGGCCTCAAAGGAGTTTGTGCAACTGGAATTTTACTGGGTGCGGAAGCTGCTCAGCATTCACAGTATAGGCGTGAACAGTGAAATTGAGGTAAGATATG ATCTTTATGACTGCAGTTCGCTGGCTAAGTTATGA
- the LOC108009978 gene encoding uncharacterized protein isoform X1 encodes MDRIVELSKLKQDGGKPKVDQAKIDGLAADLAAAIKGTYMLKGGKELEDKEPGQKLTIEPSLSNQDLIIGENDNINIPKESLNSEKISSENSLALELEPLNLAFSILSKPCPSSENLNCRQPLKEPMDAELLRILNDPESGSFKVYVGKYKFRCHLQVLQAHSKYFQDCEDVGTLRAHLPTDMVTPTAFHVIYNWMLDITKRPKGGCSMVEIYSASTFLKIDELLEFAFVCFNKSSVSGSLAFGLFLEAQKFEIRMFQFLMLSRIEEFFLPLVASKEFVQLEFYWVRKLLSIHSIGVNSEIEIFMTAVRWLSYDWDARNVFLEKLMGCVRFCLIPALFLRFLQGEQKTLVLKSICQSPKIREKVNKAFVYTSNELCDLTQRIFSVVKEFDPPEQRKWIFDKRCSYHRKPGGNQGQFFTYQQFLNYLESLHDSVPDHGS; translated from the exons ATGGATAGGATTGTGGAGTTAAGTAAGTTGAAACAGGATGGTGGTAAACCAAAGGTGGACCAGGCTAAGATAGATGGTCTGGCAGCGGATCTGGCCGCGGCTATAAAAGGTACATATATGTTGAAAGGGGGAAAAGAATTGGAAGACAAGGAGCCTGGCCAAAAGCTAACTATAGAACCCTCGCTATCGAATCAAGAT CTCATTATTGGTGAAAACGATAATATTAATATTCCCAAAGAGAGTTTAAATTCGGAGAAAATAAG TTCCGAAAACTCTTTGGCCTTGGAGCTGGAACCCTTGAATTTAGCGTTTAGTATTCTATCCAAACCATGTCCTAGCAGTGAAAATCTGAACTGCAGGCAACCACTAAAAGAGCCCATGGATGCCGAACTTTTGCGTATCCTGAATGACCCCGAATCCGGTTCCTTTAAGGTTTACGTGGGCAAATACAAGTTCCGCTGTCATCTGCAAGTCCTGCAGGCCCACTCTAAGTACTTCCAGGACTGCGAGGATGTGGGAACTCTTAGGGCCCACCTGCCCACCGATATGGTGACCCCGACGGCCTTCCATGTGATCTACAACTGGATGCTGGACATCACCAAGAGGCCAAAAGGTGGATGCTCCATGGTGGAGATATACAGTGCATCCACGTTCTTGAAAATCGACGAGTTGCTGGAATTCGCCTTCGTTTGTTTCAATAAGAGCAGTGTGTCCGGTAGCCTGGCTTTTGGACTGTTCTTGGAGGCCCAAAAGTTTGAGATTCGCATGTTCCAGTTCCTGATGTTGTCCCGCATCGAGGAGTTCTTTCTGCCCCTGGTGGCCTCAAAGGAGTTTGTGCAACTGGAATTTTACTGGGTGCGGAAGCTGCTCAGCATTCACAGTATAGGCGTGAACAGTGAAATTGAG ATCTTTATGACTGCAGTTCGCTGGCTAAGTTATGACTGGGACGCTCGTAATGTTTTTTTGGAGAAGTTAATGGGCTGTGTCCGCTTCTGCCTGATTCCAGCGCTCTTCCTTAGGTTTTTGCAGGGAGAACAGAAGACCCTGGTACTGAAAAGCATTTGCCAGAGTCCAAAAATTCGGGAAAAAGTCAACAAGGCCTTTGT GTACACCTCCAACGAACTCTGCGACCTGACGCAACGTATCTTCAGCGTGGTCAAGGAGTTCGATCCCCCGGAGCAGCGCAAGTGGATCTTCGATAAGCGGTGCTCCTACCATCGCAAGCCAGGCGGAAACCAGGGGCAGTTCTTCACCTACCAGCAGTTCCTCAACTACCTGGAGTCGCTCCACGATTCAGTGCCCGATCACGGCTCCTAG